A section of the Carya illinoinensis cultivar Pawnee chromosome 12, C.illinoinensisPawnee_v1, whole genome shotgun sequence genome encodes:
- the LOC122290164 gene encoding protein NOI4-like produces MSDKGQPLPKFGEWDVNDPASAEGFTVIFNKARDEKKTGGNPESPGKVDSQSKPAVDVGKPQAKKWFCCLQDPPTHS; encoded by the exons ATGTCG GACAAGGGTCAACCATTGCCAAAATTTGGGGAATGGGATGTGAATGATCCTGCTTCGGCTGAGGGATTTACTGTGATTTTTAATAAGGCTAGGGATGAAAAGAAGACAGGTGGGAACCCAGAGTCACCAGGAAAGGTTGATTCTCAAAGTAAGCCTGCAGTGGATGTTGGCAAGCCTCAGGCT AAAAAATGGTTTTGCTGCCTTCAAGACCCACCTACACACTCCTGA
- the LOC122289174 gene encoding transmembrane emp24 domain-containing protein p24beta2-like isoform X2 — protein MKINLPKFAIVLLALLSSLQVVFGIRFVIDREECFSHNIQSEGDTVHLSFVVIKVDGAWHYSQDGVDLVVKGPSGGQIHDFRDKISEKFEFGATKGLHHFCFTNKSPYHETIDFDVHVSHYTYHDQHAKDEHFNPLFEHISKLEEALYNIQFEQHWLEAQTERQAIVNDAMSQRAVHKAIFESAALIGASVLQVYLLHRLFERKLGMSRV, from the exons ATGAAAATTAATTTACCAAAATTTGCTATTGTCCTGCTGGCACTTTTGTCAAGCCTGCAAGTGGTGTTTGGAATTAGGTTTGTCATTGACAGGGAAGAGTGCTTCTCTCACAATATCCAATCTGAAGGGGATACGGTTCatctttcttttgttgtaaTTAAGGTCGACGGTGCTTGGCATTATTCTCAAGATGGTGTAGACCTCGTG GTTAAAGGACCTTCTGGTGGTCAGATTCATGATTTTCGTGACAAGATAAGTGAGAAGTTCGAGTTTGGGGCTACCAAGGGACTCCACCATTTTTGCTTTACTAACAAATCTCCCTATCATGAAACAATAGACTTTGATGTTCATGTTAGCCATTATACATACCATGATCAGCATGCCAAAGATG AGCATTTTAACCCTTTGTTTGAACATATATCGAAGTTGGAGGAAGCTCTTTACAACATTCAGTTTGAACAGCATTGGCTAGAGGCTCAGACTGAACGCCAGGCAATAG TAAATGATGCAATGAGCCAGCGAGCAGTTCACAAGGCCATTTTTGAATCAGCAGCACTCATTGGTGCGAGTGTTCTCCAAGTTTACCTTCTCCACCGCCTGTTTGAGCGGAAGCTTGGGATGTCTAGAGTTTAG
- the LOC122289174 gene encoding transmembrane emp24 domain-containing protein p24beta2-like isoform X1, with the protein MRSEKITMKINLPKFAIVLLALLSSLQVVFGIRFVIDREECFSHNIQSEGDTVHLSFVVIKVDGAWHYSQDGVDLVVKGPSGGQIHDFRDKISEKFEFGATKGLHHFCFTNKSPYHETIDFDVHVSHYTYHDQHAKDEHFNPLFEHISKLEEALYNIQFEQHWLEAQTERQAIVNDAMSQRAVHKAIFESAALIGASVLQVYLLHRLFERKLGMSRV; encoded by the exons ATGAGAAGTGAGAAAATCACG ATGAAAATTAATTTACCAAAATTTGCTATTGTCCTGCTGGCACTTTTGTCAAGCCTGCAAGTGGTGTTTGGAATTAGGTTTGTCATTGACAGGGAAGAGTGCTTCTCTCACAATATCCAATCTGAAGGGGATACGGTTCatctttcttttgttgtaaTTAAGGTCGACGGTGCTTGGCATTATTCTCAAGATGGTGTAGACCTCGTG GTTAAAGGACCTTCTGGTGGTCAGATTCATGATTTTCGTGACAAGATAAGTGAGAAGTTCGAGTTTGGGGCTACCAAGGGACTCCACCATTTTTGCTTTACTAACAAATCTCCCTATCATGAAACAATAGACTTTGATGTTCATGTTAGCCATTATACATACCATGATCAGCATGCCAAAGATG AGCATTTTAACCCTTTGTTTGAACATATATCGAAGTTGGAGGAAGCTCTTTACAACATTCAGTTTGAACAGCATTGGCTAGAGGCTCAGACTGAACGCCAGGCAATAG TAAATGATGCAATGAGCCAGCGAGCAGTTCACAAGGCCATTTTTGAATCAGCAGCACTCATTGGTGCGAGTGTTCTCCAAGTTTACCTTCTCCACCGCCTGTTTGAGCGGAAGCTTGGGATGTCTAGAGTTTAG
- the LOC122289455 gene encoding WEB family protein At5g55860-like, with amino-acid sequence MVAKDQRHATNSPTPKAEVGEIDTSAPFQSVKDAVNLFGEGALSGERPAIKKAKPHSAERILAKETQLHLAQKELNKLKEQLENAETTKLQALVELERAKRTVEGLTQKLTSLAESKELAIKATEATKNQAKQLEGVNSDNPIGTNGALKQDLEDTREQYMTVITELDAAKQELRRIHQDFDASLQAKLAAFKHASEAKDGAKANMEKITELSKEISMVQESLEQVKLATSEAQQEQAKIFAEKDVQIQSYKATLEESAQNLLALKKELDPELTINLEAQLADRVSEIGALQKQIKNAKASDLDSLKTVTSELDDAKKSLQKSADEETSLRSLVETLKVELDNVKKEHAELKAKEAETESIAGNLHIKHRKVKSELEACLVEESKARGTSEELISTLNQLSSETANARQEAEEMKTKVEELKKETEATNIALEEAENKLRIALEEAEAAKVAEARALDRIKALSEKTNAAHASTFESGANITISREEFESLSRKIEESYALAEMKVAAAMAQVEAVKASENEVLKRLEATRKEIEGMKGATEAALKSAEMAEAAKRAVEGELRRWREQEQKKAAEAASQILAETEMLSESSPLHFRLQKQNPAADIMETRKLEKEKVFSKKVLLPSISNIFNRKKNPIESGSPSYLPGEKPV; translated from the exons ATGGTTGCAAAAGACCAAAGACATGCTACCAACTCTCCTACTCCCAAAGCAGAGGTGGGAGAGATAGACACTAGTGCACCATTTCAATCTGTTAAAGATGCTGTCAACCTCTTCGGTGAAGGTGCTTTATCTGGGGAAAGACCTGCCATTAAGAAGGCAAAACCTCACTCTGCAGAG AGAATACTGGCCAAGGAGACACAGCTCCATTTGGCTCAGAAAGAGCTAAACAAGTTGAAGGAACAACTAGAGAATGCTGAAACTACAAAACTGCAAGCCCTTGTAGAGCTTGAAAGAGCTAAAAGAACTGTTGAGGGTTTGACTCAAAAGCTGACTTCGCTTGCTGAATCCAAGGAATTGGCCATCAAGGCTACAGAAGCCACAAAGAATCAGGCAAAGCAGCTTGAAGGAGTGAACTCTGACAATCCTATTGGAACTAACGGTGCTTTGAAACAAGACTTAGAAGACACAAGAGAGCAGTACATGACAGTGATTACTGAACTTGATGCTGCAAAGCAAGAATTAAGGAGAATTCATCAGGACTTTGATGCTTCCTTGCAAGCAAAACTTGCTGCCTTCAAGCATGCTTCAGAGGCCAAAGATGGAGCCAAAGCAAACATGGAGAAAATTACCGAGCTCTCCAAGGAAATTTCAATGGTGCAGGAATCACTTGAGCAAGTGAAGCTTGCCACTTCAGAAGCTCAGCAAGAGCAAGCAAAGATATTTGCTGAAAAGGATGTTCAGATACAGTCATATAAAGCTACCCTAGAGGAGTCGGCACAGAATTTGCTTGCTTTGAAGAAAGAGTTGGATCCTGAACTCACCATAAATCTTGAAGCACAGCTGGCTGACAGAGTGAGTGAAATTGGGGCTCtgcaaaagcaaataaaaaatgcaaaggCTTCAGATTTAGATTCCCTGAAAACTGTCACTTCAGAGTTGGATGATGCCAAGAAGTCACTACAGAAATCTGCAGATGAGGAAACCTCCCTGCGAAGCTTGGTGGAAACTCTTAAGGTGGAGCTGGATAATGTGAAGAAGGAACATGCTGAACTAAAGGCGAAGGAAGCAGAAACGGAGTCCATTGCTGGGAATCTGCATATAAAGCACCGGAAAGTTAAGTCTGAGCTTGAGGCATGCCTGGTGGAGGAGTCTAAAGCAAGAGGGACTTCTGAGGAGCTGATCTCCACACTTAACCAGCTTTCTTCAGAAACCGCAAATGCAAGGCAAGAAGCAGAAGAGATGAAGACTAAAGTAGAAGAGTTGAAGAAAGAAACTGAAGCTACCAACATTGCATTAGAAGAAGCAGAAAATAAGCTAAGAATTGCTCTGGAAGAAGCTGAAGCAGCGAAAGTAGCCGAGGCAAGAGCCCTTGATCGAATTAAAGCCTTGTCTGAGAAAACTAATGCTGCACACGCCTCAACCTTTGAGTCTGGTGCCAATATCACAATATCaagggaagagtttgagtcttTGAGTCGTAAAATTGAGGAGTCTTACGCATTAGCAGAAATGAAAGTCGCTGCTGCCATGGCTCAGGTAGAAGCTGTGAAGGCTAGTGAAAATGAGGTCCTCAAGAGGTTAGAGGCAACCCGGAAGGAGATTGAGGGTATGAAGGGTGCAACTGAAGCTGCTTTGAAGAGTGCAGAGATGGCTGAAGCAGCTAAGAGAGCAGTGGAGGGAGAACTCCGGAGGTGGCGTGAACAGGAACAAAAGAAGGCAGCTGAAGCTGCATCTCAGATTTTGGCAGAAACAGAGATGTTGTCAGAATCATCACCTCTCCACTTTAGGCTTCAAAAGCAGAACCCAGCAGCAGATATTATGGAGACCCGGAAGTTAGAGAAAGAGAAGGTCTTTTCGAAGAAGGTACTTCTGCCTAGCATCAGCAACATCTTTAACAGAAAAAAGAACCCGATTGAGAGTGGGTCTCCCTCATACTTGCCTGGCGAGAAACCTGTGTGA
- the LOC122289457 gene encoding uncharacterized protein LOC122289457, producing the protein MASNRDRDDALAFTNPSSSSSPILASDPHDSFLSDTPSLIGSASGSFQSEGLLSETISDAEFGFSRPDFGTSRLAGTVDFYQRHVFLCYKNPQVWPPRIEASEFDRLPRLLSAAVMARKADMKKETRLTICEGHDGTETSNGDVLIFPDMIRYRRLTHFDVDTFVEEVLVKDVEWLPGTPETLKGAYVFVCSHMSRDRHCGVCGPALVSRFKGEIELHGLQSTVSVSPCSHIGGHKYAGNIIIFRSNLNGEVTGHWYGYVTPEDVPALLEQHVVKGDIVDRLWRGQMGLSEEEQKKSQELRLQLNGEINVEQKTEELAQTHQSETLTADCRSQVEVMACCQEKGKSNCCQNRVLEEKLHSLDANVAAKATTQKRSSKKLNFRMNSGKGASTRKVCAMPTWFESWEREDTYAALTVVCAAASVAIAFSCYKQLR; encoded by the exons ATGGCGAGCAACAGAGACAGAGACGATGCTTTGGCATTCACTAACCCTTCGTCCTCATCGTCCCCAATCCTTGCCTCCGACCCGCACGACAGCTTCCTTTCTGACACCCCTTCTCTCATCGGCAGCGCCTCCGGAAGCTTCCAGAGCGAGGGATTGCTATCCGAAACCATCAGCGACGCCGAGTTTGGATTCTCTCGCCCCGACTTCGGGACGAGTCGACTCGCCGGGACAGTCGATTTCTACCAGCGCCATGTCTTTCTTTGTTACAAGAATCCTCAGGTCTGGCCCCCAAGAATCGAGGCCTCCGAGTTCGATCGCTTGCCGAGGCTGCTCTCCGCTGCTGTGATGGCTAGGAAGGCTGATATGAAAAAAGAG ACCCGCTTGACAATATGTGAGGGACATGATGGAACTGAGACATCAAATGGAGATGTACTAATCTTTCCAGACATGATCAGATACAG GAGATTGACACATTTTGATGTTGACACGTTTGTCGAGGAAGTGCTTGTTAAGGATGTTGAATGGCTTCCTGGAACTCCTGAAACATTAAAGGGTGCCTATGTTTTTGTATGTTCTCATATGTCCCGGGATCGCCATTGTGGAGTTTGTGGACCTGCCCTTGTCAGTAGATTCAAAGGGGAGATAGAACTACATGGTCTTCAAAGTACAGTGTCTGTTAGCCCATGCTCACACATTGGAGGCCATAAGTATGCAggaaatattatcatatttagATCCAATCTCAATGGAGAAGTCACTGGGCACTG GTATGGGTATGTTACTCCAGAGGACGTGCCTGCATTGCTTGAGCAGCATGTTGTGAAAGGAGATATTGTAGATAGGTTGTGGAG GGGGCAAATGGGTTTATCAGAAGAAGAACAGAAGAAATCTCAAGAACTAAGGCTCCAGTTGAATGGAGAGATAAATGTAGAACAAAAGACTGAAGAACTGGCACAAACACACCAGAGTGAGACGCTCACTGCTGACTGTAGATCTCAAGTTGAGGTAATGGCGTGTTGCCAGGAAAAGGGAAAGTCCAACTGCTGTCAGAACCGTGTGTTAGAAGAAAAGCTACACAGTCTTGATGCCAATGTGGCAGCAAAGGCAACGACCCAAAAAAGGAGCAGCAAGAAACTAAATTTCCGGATGAATAGTGGTAAAGGTGCTAGTACACGCAAAGTTTGTGCCATGCCAACATGGTTCGAGAGCTGGGAGCGTGAAGATACCTATGCAGCTCTTACTGTTGTTTGTGCTGCGGCTTCAGTTGCCATTGCCTTTAGTTGCTACAAACAGCTGAGATAA